In a single window of the Danio rerio strain Tuebingen ecotype United States chromosome 20, GRCz12tu, whole genome shotgun sequence genome:
- the six4b gene encoding homeobox protein SIX4b (The RefSeq protein has 1 substitution compared to this genomic sequence): MCCLKPRGVTYQDAFKMSSSSSEVISADEIKRESRGSVKLSVLDPAELPMENAELLDCSPASLAFSPEQVACVCEALMQGGNVDRLARFLWSLPQSDLLRGNESILKAQAIVAFHHARYQELYCILENHSFSPSNHSSLQDMWYKARYTEAEKARGRPLGAVDKYRLRRKYPLPRTIWDGEETVYCFKERSRNALKDMYKRNRYPSPAEKRNLAKMTGLSLTQVSNWFKNRRQRDRNPSEAQSKSESDGNHSTEDESSKGQEDLSPRPLSSGSSSSVPHGTAPPTVYSDGGTTVIQQIGDVKMPSHSGGGMSYNGDLASVNAHYINSGAYGHSHSSNALLNGLGATGGHFLTFDPQRVSHHSQERLLGGSSVSYAPFSMGVSETASGKIDTMQTLVSNGEDGVISSVVSFASAPSTPSTTSGGLHLSSYSVVNLPGNESTMGLPPLMLPPSSTSSTHGSAPLGNVVSDSSQHSSQTLLYSQTVKQEPLDVPGSYAYPSDMPLDQGSNLGYTASLFLSSSSSSGSLPSTITATVTSTLSNSDVHHALNQAGRGLQEDGVALSSDYRSQDIHLPNSLQVVSREGEGPVRVVCGDLDMEGKELAKLQTVQMDDDGSDL, from the exons ATGTGCTGCCTGAAACCCAGAGGAGTGACTTATCAGGACGCGTTCAAAATGTCTTCTTCCTCAAGCGAGGTCATTAGTGCCGATGAGATCAAGAGGGAGAGTCGTGGGAGTGTCAAGCTGTCAGTGCTGGACCCCGCGGAGTTGCCGATGGAGAATGCCGAACTTTTGGACTGCTCGCCGGCCTCCCTGGCCTTTTCCCCCGAGCAGGTCGCGTGCGTCTGCGAGGCGCTGATGCAGGGTGGGAACGTGGACCGCCTGGCCAGGTTCCTGTGGTCACTACCGCAGAGTGACCTCCTGCGGGGGAACGAGAGCATCCTGAAGGCGCAAGCGATAGTCGCCTTCCACCATGCCCGCTACCAAGAGCTCTACTGCATCTTGGAGAACCACTCTTTCAGCCCGTCGAACCACTCGTCTCTGCAGGATATGTGGTACAAGGCGCGCTACACCGAGGCGGAGAAGGCGCGAGGCAGACCGCTGGGTGCCGTGGACAAGTATCGCTTACGCAGGAAATATCCGCTGCCTCGGACTATCTGGGACGGAGAAGAGACCGTGTATTGTTTCAAAGAGAGGTCTCGGAACGCGCTGAAGGATATGTACAAGCGGAACCGGTACCCATCTCCAGCCGAGAAGCGAAATCTGGCAAAAATGACAGGACTTTCCTTGACGCAGGTCAGCAACTGGTTCAAAAACAGGAGGCAGAGAGACAGAAATCCATCAGAAGCGCAATCGAAGAG tgagTCGGATGGCAATCACAGTACAGAAGATGAGTCCAGTAAAGGCCAAGAGGACTTGTCACCACGTCCCCTCTCAAGCGGCTCTTCCAGCTCAGTCCCACACGGAACAGCCCCCCCTACAGTTTACTCAGACGGAGGAACAACAGTCATCCAACAAATAGGAGATGTCAAAATGCCCTCACACTCAGGTGGAGGAATGAGTTATAATGGTGACCTTGCGAGCGTCAATGCTCACTACATCAACAGTGGAGCTTATGGTCACTCACACAGCAGCAATGCTCTCCTGAACGGACTTGGCGCCACAGGTGGCCATTTCTTGACCTTTGATCCTCAGAGGGTCTCCCATCACAGTCAGGAAAGGCTGTTAGGTGGGTCTTCCGTGTCTTATGCTCCATTCTCAATGGGAGTTTCTGAAACAGCCTCTGGAAAGATAGATACCATGCAGACTTTAGTTTCCAATGGTGAGGATGGAGTCATTTCTTCAGTGGTGTCCTTTGCTTCGGCCCCCTCCACACCATCCACTACCTCAGGGGGCCTTCATCTCAGCAGTTACAGCGTGGTCAATCTCCCTGGAAATGAATCTACAATGGGTCTTCCTCCTCTAATGCTGCCTccatcatcaacatcatccaCTCACG GATGTGCTCCTTTGGGCAACGTAGTCAGTGACTCTTCCCAGCACTCAAGCCAAACTCTGCTCTACTCCCAGACTGTAAAGCAGGAGCCCCTGGATGTGCCTGGAAGCTATGCTTATCCTTCTGATATGCCCCTGGACCAAGGTAGCAACCTGGGCTATACAGCCTCCCTTTTCCTCTCGTCGTCCTCCAGTAGTGGTTCTCTTCCCTCTACCATCACAGCTACAGTCACCTCAACCCTCTCCAACTCCGATGTCCACCATGCTCTGAATCAAGCAGGACGTGGCCTCCAAGAGGATGGTGTAGCTCTGTCTTCAGACTACAGGTCTCAAGACATCCATCTGCCCAACAGCCTGCAGGTTGTTTCTAGGGAAGGAGAAGGTCCAGTCAGGGTTGTTTGTGGGGATTTGGATATGGAGGGGAAAGAGCTGGCCAAGCTGCAGACTGTACAGATGGACGATGATGGAAGCGACCTCTGA